AAAAGTTTGGAAAGACTATCCCACCGCTTTAGACGTTAAGGGAAGTGATGAATCTCACGTGGGAAGATTGCGAATGTCACACGACGGGAAAGGAATTCTTTTCTGGAACGTAGCAGATAACGTTCGCGTAGGCGCCGCCACGAATGCTGTAAAGATCCTTGAAAAACTTTTATGAATTTGTAGGAATATTTTCATCATCTATGATATAATTTTTTCAAGTTATATAAACTCGAAGGGAGGAAACTTCTGCTTCTTGTCAGAAGGAAAGCATGGTAAAAGTAGGTCAAATTGTCGAAGGAACTGTAACTTCGATAAAGAGTTTTGGTGTGTTCGTTAAGCTTGAAGAAGGTGTAGATGGCCTTGTACACATCTCAAAGGTGGCAAATGGTTACATCAAAGATGCAAATGATTATCTCAGTGTAGGCCAAAAGGTAAAGGTCAAGGTACTCAAAGTTGGAGACAACGGTAAAATAGACCTTTCTATTAAGGACGCAGGTGAGGTTTTGGAAAAGAAACCTGCATCTTCTGCAAGTGCCCCAAAAGAACGTAAGGGGGGGAGACAAGAAAAGGACAGCGGCCAAAGCGATTTTGAGAAAAAGATGTCGAAGTTCTTGAAAGATAGCCAACAAAAATCAGGCGATTTGAAGCGACGAGCTGAAAGATATCGCTGATTTTTATTGATAAAATAGGATCTCACGAGGGCTTGAAGAAAGATAAAAGCCCTCGTTTGTTTTATAGCATTTGTTTTTAAAATCTAACCCATAAAAAGTTGAACCAGAGCCGGTCATTGCAACAACATCACAATGCGAAAGATTCTCGTGGGCTTCTTTTATAACGGAAGGATAATGTCTTTTCACGATTTCCTCAAAAGAGTTATAAACATTCGACAAGGCAAGTTCCAAATTTTTCTTTTTTAAAGCTTTATATAAAATGAGAGGATCTCCAACTTTTCCATTTATCTTTTCTTCGTCTATCAATTGATACATCTTTGGGGTGGAAAAACCTTCATTTGGAAAGTAAAAAGAGATTGGAAGATTCAATGGAGGCATGTTGATAATTTTCTCACCCTTTCCCCCAACCAAAGCGCACCCCCCGTTTACGAAAAAGGGAACATCGCTTCCCACCTCTTGAGTTAAATCCATAAGCATACCTCTTTTGGAATATTTCTCACATAAATACCAAAGCAGTGCAGCAGCGTCGCTGCTGGCACCTCCCAATCCACCCTTGAGCGGGATACGTTTTACAAGTTCTATGCCAATCTTTGGGCGTATTCCAGTTTTTCTTTCAAAAATTTTGAGGGCTTTGTAAAGTGTGTTTTGTTCGTTCCATCCCAAGTCTAAATTGCATGTGAAATATTCCTTGCCCTCTTCTATTTTTATGATATCGTGCAGTGAAACTGTGTGCATCAAGCTTAAGATATCGTGGTAACCATCTTTTCTTTTTGAAAGCACGGCTAAATACAAATTCACTTTTGCGTATGCACGTAATACAATCATCGTTTTCACCTTTCTTTAAGCTGAAACTTCATCTTGTACGTCAATGTTACGAAGTATTGTTGATGTCTGAATGAACCAAAAAAATAAGACTAAAAATGCGTGAAAAGCATCTACAAAGCATAAAGCTAATCAAAAAGAAGTTAAATCTAATCCTCGAAGTACTTGTCAGAACATATGAGCTTTCCCTCTGAAGACTCATAAAAACGAGGTTGGAAAACACACGGATGTGTTGAGAAAGCGAAGCACTCATGGACGAGTGTCTGAGAGTGCCTCGTTTTTTGAGTCGTAAGATGGATAAAAGAGCGAATCCGTTCTGACAAGTGCTTCAAAAAATGCCTTGACCGCTTGAAAAGCGTACTCTAAATCAAAAAATTGTGTTTAAATGTTGCCCATATGCTTTGTAGTACCTTTCATAATTTTCGTGTACAAGATGAGATGCACATTGTAAATTGATACTATGTGAAAAGCCCTATCATATAATAACCTACAAGCGCTGTTATGGCAAAAAAAGGAAGTGAATACTTGTGAAATGTGAGGTACGCTCCTTTTTTCTTACTCATTCGCAACGCTATAATATTGGCAAGGGAACCTATCACGATGCCATTCCCTCCTATGTTTACACCATATGTGATGGCCAGATATGAACTTGAAAATTTCGACATGAATATCGCCGCTGGTACGTTGCTCATTAATTGGGATGATATAAGTGAAAACAAAAAAGTTCGTTCAGGTGTGAAAG
The Mesoaciditoga lauensis cd-1655R = DSM 25116 genome window above contains:
- the ispE gene encoding 4-(cytidine 5'-diphospho)-2-C-methyl-D-erythritol kinase codes for the protein MIVLRAYAKVNLYLAVLSKRKDGYHDILSLMHTVSLHDIIKIEEGKEYFTCNLDLGWNEQNTLYKALKIFERKTGIRPKIGIELVKRIPLKGGLGGASSDAAALLWYLCEKYSKRGMLMDLTQEVGSDVPFFVNGGCALVGGKGEKIINMPPLNLPISFYFPNEGFSTPKMYQLIDEEKINGKVGDPLILYKALKKKNLELALSNVYNSFEEIVKRHYPSVIKEAHENLSHCDVVAMTGSGSTFYGLDFKNKCYKTNEGFYLSSSPREILFYQ
- a CDS encoding S1 RNA-binding domain-containing protein, with the translated sequence MVKVGQIVEGTVTSIKSFGVFVKLEEGVDGLVHISKVANGYIKDANDYLSVGQKVKVKVLKVGDNGKIDLSIKDAGEVLEKKPASSASAPKERKGGRQEKDSGQSDFEKKMSKFLKDSQQKSGDLKRRAERYR